Proteins encoded within one genomic window of candidate division KSB1 bacterium:
- a CDS encoding four helix bundle protein yields MAKGDDIQERLIDFAVGIVKQSSALPKTKAGNHIAGQLLRCGTSPAPNYGEARGAESTNDFIHKLGIVLKELNESGIWLEIIKRSEMLALEVLQPLMQECTELAKIISSSIRTASSSRSIPKRE; encoded by the coding sequence ATGGCGAAAGGCGATGATATTCAAGAGCGCTTGATTGATTTTGCTGTTGGGATAGTCAAACAGTCGTCGGCTTTACCCAAAACCAAGGCAGGAAATCACATCGCCGGACAGTTGCTTCGTTGTGGCACCTCGCCCGCACCAAATTATGGCGAGGCCCGCGGCGCAGAAAGCACCAACGACTTCATACACAAGCTGGGAATTGTGCTCAAAGAATTGAACGAATCCGGAATTTGGCTGGAGATCATCAAAAGAAGCGAGATGCTGGCCTTGGAGGTTCTGCAACCTTTGATGCAAGAATGCACCGAGCTTGCGAAAATCATAAGCTCAAGCATACGCACGGCCAGCAGCTC
- the bshC gene encoding bacillithiol biosynthesis BshC, whose amino-acid sequence MKIPFSHLPGTSRLFADYIEDFEKLEAFYAVDYRSRAALLAQAELVAQRDYPRTELAQILQRQNHHCAKSRRKKAPKRTE is encoded by the coding sequence GTGAAAATTCCGTTTTCTCATCTTCCCGGTACCAGCCGGTTGTTTGCTGATTATATCGAAGATTTTGAAAAGCTCGAAGCGTTCTACGCGGTCGATTATCGCAGCCGGGCGGCGTTGCTGGCGCAAGCCGAGCTGGTCGCGCAGCGCGACTATCCGCGCACCGAGTTGGCACAAATTCTTCAGCGACAAAATCACCATTGCGCAAAGTCAAGAAGGAAAAAGGCGCCCAAAAGAACTGAGTAA
- a CDS encoding cyclic nucleotide-binding domain-containing protein, translating to MNTTNNRPAKSGSPLWSNIFKKKNGEDEGIVGTLRLVPLFADMNNSELREFEKLIHRRTFKANETIFWEGEPGVGMYVIQRGTVVIFKHAPGEGREELATLRSGDFFGELALLDETPRSATAVAKEPSDIIGLFRPDLFELLERKPRLGNKFLFQLATIVGERLKNTNVEMQALRTQLDKSGIIV from the coding sequence ATGAACACCACCAACAACCGTCCGGCAAAATCCGGCAGCCCGTTGTGGAGCAATATTTTTAAAAAGAAAAACGGCGAAGATGAAGGCATCGTGGGAACGCTGCGCCTGGTTCCGCTTTTTGCCGACATGAACAACTCCGAGTTGCGTGAATTTGAGAAGCTGATTCATCGCCGGACGTTCAAGGCCAATGAAACCATTTTTTGGGAAGGCGAGCCCGGGGTGGGAATGTACGTCATTCAACGCGGAACCGTGGTTATTTTCAAACACGCGCCCGGCGAGGGCCGCGAGGAGCTGGCCACTTTGCGCAGCGGCGATTTTTTCGGCGAATTGGCGCTGCTCGACGAGACGCCGCGCTCCGCCACCGCCGTCGCCAAAGAGCCTTCGGATATCATCGGCCTGTTCCGGCCGGATTTATTCGAGCTGCTGGAGCGCAAGCCGCGTTTGGGAAACAAATTTCTCTTTCAGCTTGCCACCATTGTCGGCGAGCGCCTGAAAAACACCAACGTCGAGATGCAGGCGCTGCGCACGCAGTTGGATAAATCGGGCATCATTGTTTGA
- a CDS encoding peptidoglycan DD-metalloendopeptidase family protein has product MLWLRLSMLILLSPALLFSQDQRRQLDELRQKIARLQEQIAAQEKNETATLEFLRALDEQIDLTHRLATQLRKQERDKRAKIDNAEKMRQRTEDELQRLKKIAAERAVFFYKYGRMQDVEILLTARSLNQMLLWAKYHQQLDDNDRRILNGIAKKREQISEQKTLLTAELENHQRILSEKQQEEEALKKRRAQRQEVLKKVRSDKNFYQAQLAETQKAMAHIRQLISSAEAKAPRREPVRPAGDGSFQALRKAMPWPVDGRIVSRYGNYRHPVLNTITNNLGIDIAPQDGVGATVRSVASGKVTAITWQRGYGNLMIISHGEGYYTVYTHLADLNVSLNEEVAAEQVIGTVGETGSLQGATLHFQIWNREEALNPEDWLRP; this is encoded by the coding sequence ATGTTATGGCTTCGCCTCTCGATGCTGATTTTGTTGTCGCCGGCGCTGCTTTTTTCTCAAGATCAACGCCGGCAGTTGGATGAACTGCGGCAGAAGATCGCGCGCTTGCAGGAGCAGATCGCAGCGCAAGAAAAAAACGAAACCGCGACGCTGGAGTTTTTGCGTGCACTCGATGAGCAAATCGATTTGACACACCGTCTGGCCACCCAACTGCGGAAGCAGGAGCGCGACAAGCGCGCAAAAATCGACAACGCCGAGAAAATGCGGCAGCGCACCGAAGACGAGCTGCAGCGCTTGAAAAAAATCGCCGCCGAGCGCGCAGTTTTTTTTTACAAGTATGGCCGCATGCAGGACGTTGAAATTCTTCTGACCGCGCGCTCGTTGAATCAAATGCTGCTGTGGGCAAAGTACCATCAGCAGCTCGACGACAACGACCGCCGCATTTTGAACGGCATTGCCAAAAAACGCGAGCAAATCAGCGAGCAAAAAACTCTGCTTACCGCGGAATTGGAAAACCATCAGCGTATTCTCAGCGAGAAACAACAGGAAGAAGAGGCGCTGAAAAAACGGCGCGCCCAGCGGCAAGAGGTGTTGAAAAAGGTTCGAAGCGACAAGAATTTTTATCAAGCCCAGCTTGCGGAAACGCAAAAGGCCATGGCGCACATCCGGCAGCTTATTTCTTCGGCAGAAGCCAAGGCGCCCCGCCGTGAGCCGGTTCGGCCGGCGGGTGACGGCTCGTTTCAAGCACTGCGCAAAGCCATGCCGTGGCCGGTTGACGGACGGATTGTATCGCGTTATGGCAACTATCGCCATCCCGTGCTCAATACGATCACGAATAATTTGGGTATTGACATCGCGCCGCAAGACGGCGTGGGCGCGACGGTGCGCAGCGTGGCGAGCGGCAAAGTCACGGCTATTACCTGGCAGCGCGGTTATGGCAATCTCATGATCATCAGCCACGGTGAAGGTTATTATACCGTCTACACGCATCTCGCCGATCTCAATGTTTCTTTGAATGAAGAGGTTGCGGCGGAACAGGTGATTGGCACGGTCGGCGAAACCGGCTCACTCCAGGGCGCAACTTTGCATTTCCAGATCTGGAATCGCGAAGAGGCGCTGAATCCGGAGGATTGGCTGCGGCCGTAA
- the ricT gene encoding regulatory iron-sulfur-containing complex subunit RicT: MADFVEVKFKGERKAWYANPQQFPFRIGDLIIVEAEKGEDLGRVNQIEPPKGAAVTANGGLRKVLRKANESEVIRQQGNKAAEQRALVICRQKVVVHNLPMKVADCEFQLDGNKITFYFTADKRVDFRELVKDLAGVYHTRIELRQIGVRDEAKRLDGYGVCGRRLCCSSWIQEFGPITTQAAKEQNLPLNPNKLAGVCGRLKCCLMYERDFYNWAIAQFPDLAKPIKTDKGEGLITKIDIFKDTFTVKYHSGEVEVLPLAVSKEKVYKCQNDCGHEHGNLEEVGNSEAH, translated from the coding sequence ATGGCGGACTTCGTCGAGGTAAAATTTAAAGGCGAGCGTAAAGCGTGGTACGCCAATCCGCAGCAATTTCCTTTTCGCATCGGTGATCTCATCATTGTCGAAGCCGAAAAGGGCGAAGACTTGGGCCGGGTCAATCAGATCGAGCCGCCGAAGGGCGCCGCAGTCACCGCCAATGGCGGTCTGCGGAAAGTGCTGCGCAAAGCCAATGAAAGCGAGGTGATCCGCCAGCAGGGTAATAAAGCCGCGGAGCAGCGCGCGCTGGTAATTTGCCGCCAAAAAGTTGTTGTGCATAATCTGCCAATGAAAGTGGCGGATTGCGAATTTCAGCTCGACGGCAACAAGATCACGTTTTATTTTACCGCCGACAAACGCGTCGATTTTCGAGAGTTGGTGAAGGATTTGGCCGGCGTTTATCATACTCGCATCGAGCTGCGGCAGATCGGCGTGCGCGATGAGGCCAAGCGTTTGGACGGCTATGGTGTCTGCGGCCGCCGGCTCTGTTGCTCGTCGTGGATTCAAGAATTTGGCCCCATCACCACGCAAGCCGCGAAAGAGCAGAACTTGCCGCTCAATCCCAACAAGCTCGCCGGCGTGTGCGGCCGGCTGAAATGCTGCTTGATGTACGAGCGCGATTTTTATAACTGGGCCATCGCCCAATTTCCCGACCTCGCCAAGCCGATCAAGACGGATAAGGGCGAAGGGCTCATCACCAAAATCGATATTTTCAAAGACACCTTCACGGTGAAATATCACAGCGGCGAAGTCGAAGTGCTGCCGCTGGCGGTTTCAAAAGAGAAGGTTTATAAATGCCAGAACGACTGCGGGCATGAGCATGGGAATTTGGAGGAGGTGGGAAACTCAGAAGCTCATTGA